A stretch of the Desertibacillus haloalkaliphilus genome encodes the following:
- a CDS encoding stage V sporulation protein AE: protein MDEKKRVILVTDGDESAKQAVQLVAQQIGGRCISQSWGNPSRLTGEELVTLIKKTPYDPVLVMFDDSGYHEEGRGEHAMRVVATHPEFTILGAIAVASTTHFSEWTKVDVSVDRYGNLTEYGVDKYGLQDLEVGRIDGDTVYSLDQLHIPVIVGVGDIGKMAGQDTVEKGAPITRKAVEIILERSGYYD, encoded by the coding sequence TTGGATGAGAAAAAGCGCGTGATTCTAGTTACAGACGGTGATGAGTCAGCCAAACAAGCTGTTCAGCTTGTCGCACAGCAAATTGGTGGACGGTGTATTTCTCAATCGTGGGGGAATCCTTCACGATTAACAGGGGAAGAACTTGTTACATTAATAAAAAAAACACCTTATGACCCTGTGCTCGTTATGTTTGATGATAGCGGTTATCACGAAGAGGGCAGAGGGGAACACGCGATGCGAGTCGTTGCGACTCACCCTGAGTTTACGATTCTTGGAGCAATTGCTGTGGCATCCACTACCCATTTTTCGGAATGGACGAAGGTAGATGTCTCGGTTGATCGTTACGGAAATTTAACAGAATATGGTGTCGACAAGTATGGATTACAAGACCTTGAAGTTGGCAGAATAGACGGGGACACGGTTTATAGCCTCGACCAATTACATATTCCCGTCATCGTCGGTGTTGGCGATATCGGGAAAATGGCAGGGCAGGATACAGTAGAAAAGGGGGCTCCTATCACAAGAAAAGCGGTGGAGATTATATTAGAACGGAGCGGATATTATGACTGA
- a CDS encoding spore germination protein: protein MTEQHVKEKQLISKNIRENEKILKQRLGIGTSFDVGIRKLSILGKEIQIYYTNGLCDIQYIIEILKELMDLESRGRETRDVKKAIENHLTHVQVEYKSTLDEAIDEMLSGLIFILLEGEDEAFVVDTRSYPGRGPDEPDTERVVRGARDGYTENIIENTGLTRRRIRDERLRHEILRVGTRSKTDICISYIDGVADENLVEIVRKELENINIDGITMADKVVEEFIVKQGANPFPLVRYTERPDVAATHLLEGHVVLIVDSSPSVIITPTTFFHHVQHAEEYRQAPAIGTFLRWVRFAGMIFALFILPLWLLMVMQPSLLPEMISFIGPNETGNVPVFMQIVLAEFGIELLRMAAIHTPSPLATALGLVAALLIGEVAIEVGLFSPEVILYVALGAIGTFATPSYELGIALKVARLVLLAAVALFKVPGLVIGTTLLLIIMINIKALNKPYLWPFLPFDPQGFKQILFRMSVPTMKQRPTIVNPKNSIKQS from the coding sequence ATGACTGAACAGCATGTGAAAGAAAAACAATTAATATCCAAAAATATTAGGGAAAATGAGAAAATTTTAAAACAACGCTTAGGGATTGGGACTAGCTTTGATGTTGGAATTCGCAAACTATCCATCTTAGGAAAAGAAATTCAAATTTATTACACGAACGGCTTATGTGATATCCAATATATTATTGAAATCCTCAAAGAGTTAATGGATCTAGAATCACGGGGTCGTGAGACACGTGATGTAAAAAAAGCGATAGAAAATCATCTCACTCACGTTCAAGTCGAATATAAATCAACATTGGATGAAGCGATTGATGAAATGCTTTCAGGTCTAATCTTCATTTTACTAGAAGGTGAAGATGAAGCATTTGTTGTAGATACAAGAAGTTATCCTGGGCGGGGTCCGGATGAGCCTGATACCGAGCGGGTCGTTCGTGGTGCCCGTGATGGCTACACAGAAAATATTATTGAAAATACAGGTTTAACTCGTCGACGTATCCGTGATGAACGGCTTCGTCATGAAATTCTTAGAGTGGGCACGCGCTCGAAAACTGATATTTGTATCTCTTATATTGACGGTGTTGCTGATGAAAATTTAGTTGAGATCGTCAGAAAAGAACTCGAAAATATCAATATTGATGGAATCACGATGGCTGACAAAGTTGTTGAAGAGTTTATTGTTAAACAAGGGGCGAATCCATTCCCACTTGTTCGTTATACAGAAAGGCCAGATGTGGCAGCTACGCACTTACTTGAAGGGCATGTTGTCCTTATTGTTGATTCATCACCAAGTGTCATTATTACCCCAACGACGTTTTTTCACCATGTACAGCATGCGGAAGAATATCGTCAAGCACCGGCAATTGGGACCTTTTTAAGATGGGTTCGTTTTGCTGGAATGATTTTTGCTTTATTCATTTTACCATTGTGGCTACTTATGGTTATGCAACCGTCGTTATTACCAGAGATGATCTCATTTATCGGGCCGAATGAGACTGGAAACGTTCCAGTCTTTATGCAAATTGTGCTAGCTGAATTTGGGATTGAGTTATTGAGGATGGCGGCCATCCATACCCCTTCACCATTAGCGACAGCGCTTGGTTTAGTAGCCGCGTTACTCATTGGTGAAGTTGCGATTGAAGTTGGATTATTTTCTCCCGAGGTCATTCTTTATGTTGCTTTAGGTGCCATCGGTACGTTTGCTACACCTAGTTATGAATTAGGAATTGCGTTAAAAGTGGCTCGTCTCGTACTTCTTGCAGCGGTCGCACTCTTTAAAGTACCGGGTCTTGTGATTGGGACTACGTTATTGTTAATCATCATGATCAATATTAAAGCACTTAACAAACCTTATTTATGGCCATTTTTACCATTTGATCCACAAGGGTTTAAACAAATCTTGTTTAGAATGTCAGTACCAACCATGAAACAGAGACCAACAATTGTTAACCCGAAAAATTCAATTAAACAATCGTAA
- a CDS encoding peptidylprolyl isomerase, giving the protein MKKGSITFENGEKVVLEFFPEEAPGTVENFEKLANEGFYNGLTFHRVIPGFVAQGGCPVGNGTGGPGYTIKCETEGNPHKHGRGYLSMAHAGKDTGGSQFFILFEPQPHLDGVHTVFGRVTEGMESVDRIKQGDVMSEVKVWEE; this is encoded by the coding sequence ATGAAAAAAGGAAGCATTACGTTTGAAAATGGTGAAAAGGTTGTTTTGGAATTTTTCCCAGAAGAAGCGCCAGGAACAGTTGAAAACTTTGAGAAGCTTGCTAATGAAGGCTTTTACAATGGATTAACGTTTCATCGTGTGATCCCAGGGTTTGTTGCTCAAGGTGGCTGTCCTGTAGGTAATGGTACAGGTGGACCAGGGTATACAATTAAATGTGAAACAGAAGGTAACCCACATAAGCATGGTCGCGGTTACTTATCAATGGCTCATGCTGGTAAAGACACGGGTGGTAGTCAGTTTTTTATTCTTTTTGAGCCACAACCACATTTAGATGGTGTTCATACGGTTTTCGGTCGTGTTACTGAGGGAATGGAAAGCGTAGACCGCATCAAACAAGGTGATGTGATGAGTGAAGTGAAGGTTTGGGAAGAATAA
- the lysA gene encoding diaminopimelate decarboxylase, which yields MFFHGSSQVNEKGHLEIGGVDTVVLTKEYGTPVYVYDVSLIREKAKAFQQAFQNHGVQAQVAFASKSFSCVAMIQLADELGLSLDVVSGGELYTAQVAGFPMERVHFHGNNKSPQEIDMAVEAGIGCFVVDNFYELELLERASKKFEKQVSILLRTTPGIEAHTHEYISTGQEDSKFGFDLSSGQVDQAITYVQKRECFQLLGLHCHIGSQIFETVGFVMTIEKIFSYLKQWKETIGYTPDVLNLGGGFGIRYVEGDTPLPVADYIDATVKAVKEQADNLSIDVPEIWIEPGRSLVGDAGTTLYSVGSQKEVPDVRHYLAVDGGMTDNLRPALYQAEYEGVLANRANEKADQTFSIAGKCCESGDMLIWDLPLPKANHEDVLAVFCTGAYGYSMANNYNRIPRPPVVFVENGEATLVVKRETYEDLVRLDLPLSSKEMV from the coding sequence ATGTTTTTTCATGGGTCAAGCCAGGTGAATGAAAAAGGGCATCTTGAAATTGGTGGTGTTGATACAGTTGTTTTAACAAAAGAGTATGGAACACCGGTTTATGTGTATGATGTGTCTTTGATTAGAGAGAAAGCTAAAGCATTTCAACAAGCATTTCAAAATCATGGGGTACAGGCACAAGTTGCATTTGCTAGCAAATCATTTAGCTGCGTAGCAATGATTCAATTAGCAGATGAGTTAGGCTTAAGCTTGGACGTTGTTTCAGGTGGTGAGCTCTACACCGCACAAGTTGCGGGTTTTCCGATGGAACGTGTCCATTTCCATGGAAATAACAAAAGCCCACAAGAGATCGACATGGCTGTTGAAGCTGGTATTGGTTGTTTTGTTGTTGATAATTTCTATGAGCTAGAGCTTTTAGAGCGTGCTAGTAAAAAATTTGAGAAACAGGTTTCAATTTTATTGCGGACAACACCAGGGATTGAAGCTCATACGCATGAATATATTTCGACAGGCCAAGAGGATTCAAAATTTGGCTTTGATTTATCAAGTGGTCAAGTTGATCAAGCGATTACTTATGTTCAAAAACGAGAGTGTTTCCAGTTGTTAGGTCTACATTGTCACATTGGTTCGCAAATCTTTGAAACGGTAGGGTTTGTGATGACGATTGAAAAGATTTTCTCATATTTGAAGCAATGGAAAGAAACGATTGGTTATACACCAGACGTTCTTAATCTTGGTGGAGGTTTTGGGATCCGTTATGTTGAGGGTGACACGCCATTACCAGTAGCGGATTACATTGATGCAACAGTGAAAGCAGTGAAAGAGCAAGCTGACAACCTTTCGATTGATGTGCCAGAAATTTGGATAGAGCCTGGTAGATCTCTTGTTGGTGATGCGGGTACAACGCTATATAGTGTCGGCTCACAAAAGGAAGTCCCTGATGTAAGGCATTATTTAGCTGTTGATGGTGGAATGACTGATAATTTACGACCTGCTTTGTACCAAGCAGAGTATGAAGGTGTATTAGCTAACCGAGCAAATGAAAAAGCGGATCAAACCTTTTCGATTGCTGGGAAATGCTGTGAAAGTGGCGATATGTTGATTTGGGATTTACCTTTACCAAAGGCAAATCATGAGGATGTATTAGCCGTCTTTTGTACAGGTGCTTATGGTTATTCGATGGCAAACAATTATAATCGTATCCCGCGTCCGCCGGTCGTCTTTGTAGAAAATGGTGAAGCAACCCTTGTTGTCAAACGGGAAACCTATGAGGACCTCGTGCGTTTAGATTTACCGTTAAGTTCAAAAGAAATGGTATAA
- the spoVAD gene encoding stage V sporulation protein AD: MKRKGKQTWCFENNIYITSTGTAVGPLEGKGPLSDQFDKVFDSLYCGEVNWEKAEQRLMTEAINSCLQKVNKSKGEIDVLLAGDLLNQNVTSSYVAREMEIPFLGVFAACSTITESLALASVLVDGGYATDVLAATSSHNATAERQFRYPTEFGGQKPATATFTVTGAGAAYISKEKANIKISEATIGRVIDLGMKNPYDMGSAMAPAAFDTIIAHLNDTNREVTDYDLIVTGDLSRVGSSIIKGLLEEHGHDVQANYADCGLMVFGPGQPTFAGGSGCACPAVVTLGHLVNEMKNGTLRRLLVVATGALLNPTMIQQKESIPCIAHGIVLESTATS; this comes from the coding sequence TTGAAGCGCAAGGGTAAGCAGACGTGGTGCTTTGAAAATAACATATATATAACATCAACAGGAACAGCGGTAGGTCCTCTTGAGGGAAAGGGACCGTTATCAGATCAATTTGACAAAGTATTTGATAGCCTCTACTGCGGTGAAGTGAACTGGGAAAAGGCTGAGCAACGATTAATGACTGAGGCTATCAATAGTTGTTTGCAGAAGGTTAATAAGTCAAAAGGTGAGATTGATGTTCTGCTTGCCGGCGATTTATTGAATCAAAATGTAACGTCAAGTTATGTCGCTAGAGAAATGGAAATTCCTTTTTTAGGAGTGTTTGCAGCATGTTCGACGATTACAGAGTCACTTGCATTAGCGTCAGTGTTAGTGGACGGTGGTTATGCTACTGACGTACTTGCGGCAACAAGCAGTCATAATGCCACAGCTGAACGACAATTTCGTTACCCAACTGAATTTGGCGGACAGAAGCCTGCCACGGCTACGTTTACTGTAACGGGTGCTGGAGCAGCTTATATTAGTAAAGAGAAAGCGAATATAAAAATTAGTGAAGCAACGATTGGGAGAGTAATCGATCTTGGGATGAAGAACCCCTATGATATGGGATCTGCGATGGCCCCGGCTGCCTTTGATACAATCATTGCTCATTTAAATGATACGAATAGAGAGGTTACTGATTACGATTTAATCGTTACTGGAGACCTGTCTCGGGTTGGGAGTTCAATTATAAAAGGACTCTTAGAAGAGCATGGACATGATGTGCAAGCCAACTATGCTGATTGCGGTTTAATGGTTTTTGGTCCGGGGCAACCAACCTTTGCTGGAGGAAGCGGTTGTGCTTGTCCTGCAGTGGTCACGTTAGGTCACCTTGTTAACGAGATGAAAAATGGAACATTAAGACGATTACTAGTCGTTGCAACTGGAGCTTTATTAAATCCGACAATGATTCAGCAAAAAGAATCAATTCCTTGTATTGCACATGGAATTGTTCTTGAGTCGACTGCTACCTCGTAA